The window GTTTTGTAAGCGGAAACAAAATATAACAAAAAAAAGGAGAGATTTTTTATGAAAAATCGTTTAGTAAAACTTGTTTTAGTTGTAGCATTGTTAGTTGGTGGGTTAGCTGCATTTTCAGCATCTGCCTCGGCACATGGATATGTTTCTTCACCAGGAAGTAGAGCTTATAAAGGTAGTAATTTAGGTGGAAATCTAAATACAAATGTTGGTCAAGCACAGTGGGAGCCTCAAAGTATTGAAGCACCTAAAGGCACGTTTATCACTGGAAAATTAGCAAGTGCAGGGTTAGCTCAGTTTTCTCTTTTAGACGAACAAACAGCAACTAGATGGCACAAATCAAACATTAGCAATGGTCCATTGTCATTAACTTGGACATTAACTGCTCGTCACAGTACAGCTAACTGGCAATATTACATGACAAAAAAAGGTTGGAACCCTAATCAACCATTAGATATCAAAAACTTTGACTTAATTGGACAAGTAAACGATAATGGCGCAATCCCATCAAGCAGTGTGACACATAATGTAACTGTTCCTACTGATCGTGAGGGCTACAATGTAATCTTAGCAGTTTGGACTATTAATGATACAACAAACGCATTCTATCAAGCAATTGATGTAAACGTTGTAAAATAGAGATTAAAAAAAAGTTGTAACACTCTTCATCCCCAGAGTGTTACAACTTTTTCTATGTTTATTTTATCAGTAAATTAAGCTTTTGTTTTGAATGATCCAACTGTTTTCCCAGCTGGTGCATCACCTAACTCAGTAACAGAAAAAGTATCAACTTTATCCATATTCGTAATCACAACAACCATTGCATTGTCTTTACCTGCTGTCACTAATGCGTCTAAATCAACTGTTGCCACTAATGTTTCAGGCGTTACAGTTTGACCTTCTTTAACTGAAATCTTAAATGGCGCACCGTTTAATTCAACTGTATCTAATCCCATGTGTAACAGGACTTCCGCACCATTGTCCATTATAAAACCAACGGCATGTTTTGTTGGGAAAATACTAGTCACTTTACCTTTTACAGGTGCATGAATTTTTCCATCTGTAGGAACAACGGCATAGCCATCACCCATCATTTTTTCACCAAATACTGGATCTGAAACTTCACCAATTGCGATGACTTTGCCGTTTGCTGGTGCAAATAGCTCACCATCAAGGCTTACAACCGTTGTCGGTGCTGTCGTTTCTTCATTTTTAGCTTCTTTTTTCTTAAAAAATCCAAACATCTTTATCCCTGCTCTCTAAAGGTTTAACCACCATTTTTAATTAGTATCATTAATGCATAAACCGCAACAAATGATATAATATATTGTATACTAACTAGTGTGTAAACGCTAGACATTTTCTGTTTATTCTGAGGTGTATCATTGGAAGCTGGCAATTCTCGATAAGTTAAAAAAACTAGGATTGCGCCAACTAGATTGCCAACTAGCAGCTGTTGAGCGATTATTAATTTTAAAAACATCCCCGCTTGATTCGCTTTAGATCGGGATTCTTTTGGCAAACTAAATAAAAAATATGCTGAAAACGGAGTAAGCAAAGCGATTAAAAGCATCACCGTTAATAACGTATCTTCCATTAAGAGTTGTTGAAATCCACTATGCTCAATCGTAATTTTTAAAAGCAAATAGGCAACAAATAAAAGGGGCAATAAAAACCAATATCCAATTAAGCTTACATAAAACTTAGGCTTTCCAATATTTAATCGTTTCATTACTTTTTCATTCATCATCAAATTCCCTACTTTCTATTTACTCATTCACATTTATTTTTCTCTGACTGTATCTAAATATCCTAAATATTCACGGTATAGTGCATCACAAACAATATTTAAGGTGATAAATGAGATTAATTCTGTTGAAGCCGCTTGACGCAACGGAGTCACTTGATAATATAAATTATACGGTGTTAAGGATGCTAAATAATTATTTTTAAATGTCGTAATCGATAAAATCGGAACACCACGTAAATTAAGAGATTTAATATTTTGTTCTAATTCTTTCGTATCACCACTTAAAGAAATAATCACTACAAAATCATTCTTTGTAATAATCGGCATATTTAAATCAAATTCCGTTTTCGCTGGAATAGATAAACAATATTTTTCACAACTCATTAAATTACGACTTAATTCTTTCACTGCATTTTGTTGTCCCCAACCAGTTCCATAAGCAAAAATCCGTTCCGCTTGATGTATTTTTGAAAGAATCGGTGCTAAGTCCGTTTGCTGCATTAATTTCAGAGTGCTTTCAATGTCTTCCATTTGCAATTTTAATAGATCTAAACTTCCTGTTGATTGAGGTTTACTTTTTTTTAAACTGTATTTAAATTCACTAAAGCCAGTAAAGCCAAGTTTTTGCGTCAATCTCAATAACGAAGATTTTGATGTTAAACATTTTTGAGCTAGCTGAATAATATTTAAAGTCTGGACTTCCTGTTGATTTTCTAAAATATAAGTTATAATAGCTAAATCGTTTTCATTTAATTTATCATGATGCTGATTCACTAGCTGTTCTAATTCCATTAAAAATTCCCCTCTTTCTATTCTAAGCTTAGTATAACATTAGGAGACCTCTGAGAACTACAATAGCGACTATTTTCGTAATGATGACGGAAACCATATTCATAAAAATTAACTTATACCTACATAACTTAATATTTATTTATAGATTTCCATAATAATCACTGAAAAAGTCAAATGCCACTGTTATTTTCAGACACTCCCTGAGTTTCACCAAGTATAAAAAAGAAAGATTCCATCAAGTACAGTCTGATTTATTCTA is drawn from Carnobacterium gallinarum DSM 4847 and contains these coding sequences:
- a CDS encoding MurR/RpiR family transcriptional regulator, which gives rise to MELEQLVNQHHDKLNENDLAIITYILENQQEVQTLNIIQLAQKCLTSKSSLLRLTQKLGFTGFSEFKYSLKKSKPQSTGSLDLLKLQMEDIESTLKLMQQTDLAPILSKIHQAERIFAYGTGWGQQNAVKELSRNLMSCEKYCLSIPAKTEFDLNMPIITKNDFVVIISLSGDTKELEQNIKSLNLRGVPILSITTFKNNYLASLTPYNLYYQVTPLRQAASTELISFITLNIVCDALYREYLGYLDTVREK
- a CDS encoding PTS sugar transporter subunit IIA — protein: MFGFFKKKEAKNEETTAPTTVVSLDGELFAPANGKVIAIGEVSDPVFGEKMMGDGYAVVPTDGKIHAPVKGKVTSIFPTKHAVGFIMDNGAEVLLHMGLDTVELNGAPFKISVKEGQTVTPETLVATVDLDALVTAGKDNAMVVVITNMDKVDTFSVTELGDAPAGKTVGSFKTKA
- a CDS encoding lytic polysaccharide monooxygenase produces the protein MKNRLVKLVLVVALLVGGLAAFSASASAHGYVSSPGSRAYKGSNLGGNLNTNVGQAQWEPQSIEAPKGTFITGKLASAGLAQFSLLDEQTATRWHKSNISNGPLSLTWTLTARHSTANWQYYMTKKGWNPNQPLDIKNFDLIGQVNDNGAIPSSSVTHNVTVPTDREGYNVILAVWTINDTTNAFYQAIDVNVVK